In uncultured Cohaesibacter sp., a genomic segment contains:
- a CDS encoding PhzF family phenazine biosynthesis protein — protein sequence MSQNEHRYFILDVFTKELFAGNQLAVVLDSDDLSDEQMQKIAREFNFSETVFVCQPENKAHNASLRIFTPAYELPFAGHPTVGTAVLLGFLRFPDLEGEQNCVMLLEEKVGRIRAKVKLSAEGLGKAVFEVPQLSKPLSSVKLGSKDEIAAALGLHIKDIGFENHVPTAYTAGVPFAMVPIRNLEAIKRAHPVMPSWSTAFGAHEHNDAYLYTRETVCHSSNFHTRMFAPGMGITEDPATGSAAAAFAGVICQFDKPGQGSHRYSIEQGFEMGRPSIIDLGLEVSEGRLSSETVGGRVVLVSEGKLYI from the coding sequence ATGTCCCAAAACGAACACCGTTACTTCATCCTTGATGTGTTCACCAAGGAGCTTTTCGCAGGCAATCAGCTGGCGGTGGTGCTCGATAGCGACGATCTTTCCGATGAGCAGATGCAGAAGATTGCCAGAGAGTTCAATTTCTCCGAAACAGTGTTTGTGTGCCAGCCGGAAAACAAGGCGCATAACGCCTCTTTGCGCATCTTTACGCCAGCTTATGAGTTGCCGTTTGCCGGTCATCCCACTGTTGGTACGGCGGTCTTGCTCGGTTTTCTGCGCTTTCCGGATCTGGAAGGCGAGCAGAATTGCGTGATGCTGCTGGAAGAGAAGGTGGGGCGCATTCGTGCCAAGGTGAAGCTCTCGGCAGAGGGGCTTGGCAAGGCGGTGTTTGAAGTGCCGCAATTGTCCAAACCGCTTTCGTCGGTCAAGCTGGGGTCAAAGGATGAAATAGCCGCCGCGCTCGGTCTTCACATCAAGGATATCGGCTTTGAAAATCATGTGCCGACCGCCTATACGGCTGGCGTGCCCTTTGCCATGGTTCCGATTCGCAATCTGGAAGCGATCAAGCGGGCGCATCCGGTCATGCCGAGCTGGAGCACAGCCTTCGGTGCGCATGAGCATAATGATGCCTATCTCTATACCCGTGAGACCGTTTGCCATTCATCCAATTTCCATACCCGCATGTTTGCGCCGGGCATGGGCATTACCGAGGATCCTGCAACAGGATCTGCTGCTGCGGCCTTCGCCGGTGTCATCTGTCAATTTGATAAGCCCGGACAGGGCAGCCATCGCTACAGCATAGAACAGGGTTTTGAAATGGGGCGCCCATCGATCATCGATCTGGGGCTGGAAGTGTCCGAAGGCCGCCTGTCAAGTGAAACTGTCGGTGGACGGGTCGTCCTTGTTTCTGAAGGTAAATTGTATATTTAA
- a CDS encoding 2-isopropylmalate synthase, with amino-acid sequence MNNDIIIFDTTLRDGEQSPGASMTLEEKLQVAHILDELGVDVIEAGFPIASNGDFEAVSEIAKIVKNATVCGLARAGAKDIDRAGEAIKHAEKRRIHTFISTSPVHMKYKLQMEPDRVYEKVIESVTRARNWTDDVEWSAEDGTRTEFDFLCKCVEAAINAGATTINIPDTVGYTSPLEIADMFKRVIEAVPNSDKAIFSAHCHNDLGMAVANSLAAVRGGARQIECTINGLGERAGNAALEEVVMAIRTRNDVFPYSTGINTKLLTRASKLVSAVSAFPVQYNKAIVGKNAFAHESGIHQDGMLKNAETYEIMKPEDVGVGGTDLVMGKHSGRHAFKQKLDQLGYNLGENAFQDAFNRFKDLADKKKNIFDEDIEALVDDEVGAASDKIKVIAMTVIAGTSGVQKAIVTLDMDGTHVTKEATGDGPVDAIFNAIKQMIPHKARLMLYQVSAVTAGTDAQAEVSCRLREGDHTVTGRSADTDTMVSSAKAYVSALNKLMMRREKEVHNAQAASAD; translated from the coding sequence ATGAATAACGACATTATTATTTTCGATACGACCTTGCGTGATGGTGAACAGTCTCCCGGTGCGTCCATGACGCTGGAAGAAAAGTTGCAAGTGGCTCATATTCTGGACGAATTGGGCGTGGACGTGATCGAGGCCGGTTTTCCGATTGCTTCCAATGGAGATTTCGAAGCCGTCAGCGAGATTGCCAAGATCGTCAAGAATGCAACGGTTTGCGGCTTGGCGCGGGCCGGGGCTAAGGATATCGACCGGGCAGGGGAGGCGATCAAACATGCGGAGAAGCGCCGCATTCACACCTTCATTTCCACCAGCCCGGTGCATATGAAGTATAAATTGCAGATGGAGCCGGACCGGGTCTATGAGAAGGTGATCGAGTCTGTTACGCGGGCGCGCAACTGGACCGATGACGTGGAATGGTCTGCCGAGGATGGTACCCGCACCGAATTCGACTTCCTGTGCAAATGCGTCGAAGCGGCGATCAATGCCGGTGCCACCACGATCAATATTCCCGACACGGTCGGCTATACTTCGCCGCTCGAAATCGCCGACATGTTCAAACGGGTAATCGAGGCCGTTCCAAATTCGGACAAGGCGATTTTCTCTGCCCATTGCCATAATGATCTGGGCATGGCGGTGGCCAATTCGCTGGCTGCGGTTCGCGGTGGGGCGCGGCAGATCGAATGCACGATCAACGGCTTGGGCGAGCGCGCGGGTAACGCGGCGCTGGAAGAGGTGGTGATGGCCATCCGCACCCGTAATGACGTGTTCCCTTACAGCACTGGCATCAACACCAAATTGCTGACCCGCGCTTCCAAGCTGGTGTCTGCGGTGTCTGCTTTCCCGGTGCAGTATAACAAGGCTATTGTCGGCAAGAATGCCTTTGCCCATGAGTCCGGCATTCATCAGGACGGCATGCTGAAAAATGCCGAAACCTACGAGATCATGAAGCCGGAAGATGTCGGCGTTGGCGGTACCGATCTGGTGATGGGCAAGCATTCGGGGCGCCATGCCTTCAAGCAGAAGCTGGATCAGTTGGGTTATAATCTGGGCGAGAATGCCTTTCAGGATGCCTTCAACCGCTTCAAGGATCTGGCGGACAAGAAGAAGAATATCTTCGATGAGGATATCGAGGCGCTGGTCGATGATGAGGTCGGCGCAGCATCAGACAAGATCAAGGTCATTGCCATGACCGTCATCGCGGGCACCAGTGGCGTGCAGAAGGCTATCGTGACGCTGGACATGGATGGCACCCATGTTACCAAGGAAGCCACGGGCGATGGGCCGGTTGACGCGATCTTCAACGCCATCAAGCAGATGATCCCGCACAAGGCCCGCCTGATGCTGTATCAGGTCAGTGCCGTGACTGCAGGTACCGACGCGCAGGCCGAGGTGTCCTGTCGTCTGCGTGAGGGCGATCACACGGTCACCGGTCGTTCCGCCGATACCGACACCATGGTGTCTTCTGCCAAGGCCTATGTTTCGGCGCTCAACAAGCTGATGATGCGGCGGGAGAAGGAAGTGCATAACGCACAAGCCGCTTCGGCCGACTAA
- the ilvC gene encoding ketol-acid reductoisomerase, producing MRVYYDRDADINLIKGKNVAIIGYGSQGHAHALNMRDSGVANLAIGLREGSASVKKAEGQGLKVMAVAEACKWADVVMMLTPDELQSDIYYTHMHGNLKENAMLLFAHGLNVHFNLIEPRADLDVAMVAPKGPGHTVRGEYVRGAGVPTLIAVAQDATGNAHDLALSYASAIGGGRAGVIGTTFKEECETDLFGEQSVLCGGVVELMRAGFETLVEGGYAPEMAYFECVHEMKLIVDLIYEGGIANMNYSISNTAEYGEYVTGPRLITKETKAEMKNVLTDIQDGTFVRNWMLENKVNQTSFKAIRARNDAHQVEEVGAKLRAMMPWIKEKAMVDKDKN from the coding sequence ATGCGCGTATATTATGACCGCGATGCAGATATCAATCTGATCAAAGGCAAGAATGTTGCCATTATCGGTTATGGCTCCCAGGGCCATGCCCATGCTCTGAACATGCGCGATTCCGGCGTGGCCAATCTTGCTATCGGCCTGCGTGAAGGGTCCGCTTCTGTCAAGAAGGCCGAAGGACAGGGCCTGAAGGTGATGGCTGTTGCCGAGGCTTGCAAATGGGCCGACGTTGTCATGATGCTCACCCCTGATGAGCTGCAGTCCGACATCTATTACACTCACATGCATGGCAATCTTAAAGAAAATGCCATGCTGCTGTTTGCTCATGGCCTCAATGTTCATTTCAACCTGATCGAACCACGTGCGGATCTCGATGTTGCCATGGTTGCTCCCAAGGGCCCGGGCCATACGGTTCGCGGTGAATATGTTCGCGGTGCTGGCGTTCCTACCCTGATCGCTGTTGCTCAGGATGCGACCGGCAATGCCCATGATCTGGCGCTGTCCTATGCTTCTGCCATCGGTGGCGGTCGTGCAGGCGTTATCGGAACCACCTTCAAGGAAGAATGTGAAACCGACCTGTTCGGCGAGCAGTCCGTTCTGTGTGGTGGTGTTGTCGAGCTGATGCGTGCTGGTTTCGAAACCCTTGTTGAAGGCGGCTATGCCCCTGAAATGGCCTATTTCGAATGCGTTCATGAAATGAAGCTGATCGTCGACCTGATCTATGAAGGCGGCATTGCCAACATGAACTATTCCATTTCCAACACGGCGGAATATGGCGAATATGTCACCGGTCCGCGCCTGATCACCAAAGAGACCAAGGCGGAAATGAAGAATGTTCTGACCGACATTCAGGATGGCACTTTCGTGCGCAACTGGATGCTGGAGAACAAGGTCAACCAGACCTCCTTCAAGGCGATCCGCGCACGCAACGACGCCCATCAGGTCGAGGAAGTCGGTGCGAAACTGCGCGCCATGATGCCTTGGATCAAAGAAAAAGCAATGGTCGACAAAGACAAGAACTAA
- a CDS encoding Cache 3/Cache 2 fusion domain-containing protein, giving the protein MKLLSKLKLTQKVTLLTVGSVMICMISLAAATWSTISNRITADVQEQQSISIRVAAQTFENSIPGMQVTRDGSGAISRIVMKDIPAFTDHAMIDRVGSITGETATVFAWDEESKDFWRKTTNIKKPDGSRAIGTPLGKNGAVYPVITQGKSFMGEAVILGTPYYTLYQPIFSETNDVVGILYVGIQKERVQAIMGEVTSSLILSSAVVGILIVSFAFFAGRRMMKPLPVMTDVLAAIARDEKIAQVPYRDRRDEIGNMAAAVAVLNEKNEHRLELEKNKAETDKERELRESRMLQTVTSFDHDIQTILQALSDNSRTMEGTAQRLTEIAEETAEQSSSASSVSSEAARNVQTVASASEELSASISEISQQLSKTRAVVSLASEESVSTNEKVESLDMAAQKIGEVVNLIQDIAEQTNLLALNATIEAARAGEMGRGFAVVAAEVKELANQTSKATEEISSQISGIQTSSQEAVTAISKISETMAEVNEYTNSIAAAVEQQGSATQEISANVQQASQGTSAVSERMSSVSSSVTDTHQSAENVLEASRNSAQQALQLRARIESFLKDIQAA; this is encoded by the coding sequence ATGAAACTGCTTTCGAAACTGAAGCTCACGCAGAAAGTAACGCTCCTTACTGTTGGCTCCGTGATGATCTGCATGATCTCTCTGGCCGCAGCCACCTGGTCCACCATCAGCAACAGGATAACCGCTGACGTGCAGGAGCAACAATCGATCAGCATCCGCGTTGCTGCTCAGACCTTTGAAAATTCCATTCCCGGCATGCAGGTAACGCGAGACGGCTCCGGCGCCATTTCGCGTATTGTAATGAAGGATATCCCCGCATTCACGGACCACGCCATGATCGACCGCGTCGGCTCCATCACGGGTGAAACAGCAACAGTGTTTGCCTGGGACGAGGAAAGCAAGGATTTCTGGCGCAAGACCACCAACATAAAGAAGCCGGATGGCTCGCGCGCAATCGGCACGCCACTTGGCAAAAATGGTGCTGTTTATCCTGTGATCACCCAAGGCAAGAGCTTCATGGGGGAAGCGGTCATTCTCGGCACCCCCTATTACACGCTCTATCAGCCCATCTTCTCGGAAACGAATGATGTCGTCGGCATTCTTTATGTCGGCATCCAGAAGGAGCGTGTACAGGCCATCATGGGCGAAGTCACCAGCAGCCTGATCCTTTCGTCCGCAGTGGTTGGCATTCTTATCGTCAGCTTCGCCTTCTTTGCGGGCAGACGCATGATGAAGCCACTGCCAGTCATGACAGACGTGCTTGCAGCGATTGCCCGAGACGAAAAAATAGCGCAAGTCCCCTATCGCGATCGCAGAGACGAGATTGGCAACATGGCAGCCGCCGTTGCCGTCCTGAACGAGAAGAATGAGCACCGCCTCGAGCTGGAGAAGAACAAGGCAGAAACCGACAAGGAAAGAGAGTTGCGCGAAAGCCGGATGCTGCAAACGGTAACCTCCTTCGACCATGACATTCAGACCATTCTGCAGGCGCTCTCTGACAATTCCAGAACCATGGAAGGCACCGCCCAGCGCCTCACCGAAATCGCCGAAGAAACCGCAGAGCAATCTTCCAGCGCCTCTTCTGTATCCAGTGAAGCAGCACGCAATGTTCAGACGGTAGCCTCCGCTTCGGAAGAATTGTCGGCCTCAATCAGCGAAATTTCGCAGCAATTGAGCAAGACGCGCGCCGTTGTTTCGCTGGCATCGGAAGAATCTGTCTCCACCAACGAAAAGGTCGAGAGCCTCGACATGGCAGCCCAAAAGATCGGCGAGGTCGTCAATCTCATTCAGGATATCGCCGAACAAACCAACCTTCTTGCCCTCAACGCGACCATTGAGGCGGCGCGTGCCGGTGAAATGGGTCGGGGCTTTGCAGTCGTGGCCGCAGAGGTAAAGGAACTGGCAAATCAGACCTCAAAGGCGACAGAAGAGATCTCCAGCCAGATTTCCGGTATCCAGACATCGTCTCAGGAAGCGGTCACCGCCATTTCCAAGATTTCCGAAACCATGGCTGAGGTGAATGAATATACCAATTCCATCGCCGCCGCCGTCGAACAACAGGGCTCGGCCACCCAGGAGATCAGCGCCAACGTGCAGCAGGCCTCGCAAGGCACCAGCGCTGTCAGCGAACGCATGTCCTCGGTCAGCAGTTCGGTTACAGACACGCATCAGTCCGCAGAGAATGTGCTGGAAGCATCGCGCAATTCAGCCCAGCAGGCGCTTCAGCTGCGCGCCCGCATCGAAAGCTTCCTGAAAGACATTCAGGCAGCCTGA
- a CDS encoding pyridoxine 5'-phosphate synthase translates to MKTRLSVNVNAVAVLRNRRDLPWPSVTGLARIAMESGAKGITVHPRPDERHIRRKDVWDLADMIRSDFSGKELCLEGYPDNRFLALCEEARPDQVLFVPDDPSQQTSDHGWDFEANEDLLRKSINVIKNSGIKVSLFVDPDPAQPAKAAAVGADRIEIYTGPYGGCHSDAAQAEQRLAEVVAAANAAKEAGLDVNAGHDLTPDNLPALIKAVPFIREVSIGHGFIAEALIYGFEETVHRFQRAMGEL, encoded by the coding sequence CGCGATCTGCCATGGCCCAGCGTTACAGGTCTGGCCCGGATTGCCATGGAAAGTGGAGCCAAGGGCATCACGGTGCATCCGCGCCCCGATGAACGCCATATCCGGCGCAAGGATGTCTGGGATCTGGCTGACATGATCCGGAGTGATTTTTCGGGTAAGGAATTGTGCCTTGAAGGCTATCCCGACAATCGCTTTCTTGCCCTGTGTGAGGAAGCAAGGCCCGATCAGGTTCTTTTCGTGCCCGATGATCCCTCCCAGCAGACTTCCGATCATGGCTGGGATTTCGAGGCAAATGAAGACTTGCTGCGCAAATCTATCAATGTGATCAAGAATTCCGGCATCAAGGTTTCGCTGTTTGTCGATCCCGATCCGGCACAACCGGCAAAGGCCGCTGCCGTCGGGGCGGATCGCATTGAAATCTATACCGGCCCCTATGGCGGTTGCCATTCGGATGCGGCTCAGGCCGAGCAGAGGCTGGCTGAAGTCGTGGCTGCGGCAAATGCTGCAAAGGAAGCCGGGCTTGATGTGAATGCCGGTCACGATCTTACCCCTGACAATCTGCCCGCCCTGATCAAGGCGGTGCCGTTCATCAGGGAAGTATCCATTGGTCATGGCTTCATCGCCGAGGCTCTGATCTATGGATTTGAGGAAACAGTTCACCGGTTCCAGCGGGCAATGGGTGAATTGTAA